The Halomonas sp. 7T genome contains a region encoding:
- a CDS encoding GIY-YIG nuclease family protein codes for MVTALHPAAAASWYVYLLECKRGTYVGITNNLAKRYQAHCDGKGARYTRANPPIALLGAQPFPNRATASRAEYQLKQRSPSQKRQWAAQWHCSL; via the coding sequence ATGGTAACGGCGTTACACCCAGCGGCAGCGGCTTCATGGTACGTCTACTTACTCGAGTGCAAACGCGGCACCTATGTAGGGATTACCAATAATCTGGCCAAACGTTACCAAGCACACTGCGACGGCAAAGGTGCACGCTACACGCGAGCGAACCCACCCATCGCACTCCTAGGGGCACAACCCTTCCCCAACCGTGCCACGGCCAGTCGGGCAGAGTATCAATTGAAGCAGCGATCGCCTTCGCAAAAACGCCAATGGGCCGCCCAGTGGCACTGCTCTCTATAA
- a CDS encoding Bug family tripartite tricarboxylate transporter substrate binding protein, with protein MSEQHALPIYYSACVCHRGLRCFYRVWSMLLRWLSVIGIGVMGFSVSAILLADEPYPSAEVAIVVPYGEGGATDVIFRAVAGRAQAYLDAPIITVNMPGGGAILGSQFVKESAPDGYTLLGSHQTIDLSYLSGVAAYSHQAFAPVALLTRTVNIPATRAGHAAMGAADIKELIHQHSEPLSFGVIPHSTDHFFWLHFFAEEGISAADVQFVHYPGTSAQVEALLGGELDFAMLNLPSARELFNAGALLPLGVASEQRLADLPHVPTLHEQGIELVNTTDRGLFAPLNTPKERLEVVTKAFEQALTAPDLVQTLEQTYGSFVDFKALDAYEHYLEEQYQQLQALAGAIQFQR; from the coding sequence ATGAGCGAGCAGCACGCACTACCCATCTATTATTCCGCCTGCGTGTGCCATCGCGGGTTGAGGTGCTTTTACCGGGTTTGGTCAATGCTGTTGCGTTGGCTTAGCGTGATTGGCATCGGGGTGATGGGATTTAGTGTGAGCGCGATTTTACTGGCCGATGAGCCTTATCCCTCCGCTGAGGTAGCCATCGTGGTGCCTTACGGCGAGGGTGGGGCAACCGATGTGATTTTTCGTGCCGTGGCTGGCCGAGCGCAAGCGTATCTTGACGCGCCTATCATCACCGTTAACATGCCGGGAGGAGGGGCGATTCTGGGTTCTCAGTTCGTCAAAGAGAGTGCCCCCGATGGCTATACGCTGCTAGGCAGCCATCAAACCATCGACCTTTCCTACCTCTCGGGAGTCGCCGCGTACTCTCACCAAGCGTTTGCGCCGGTGGCACTGCTTACTCGAACGGTCAACATTCCTGCTACCCGGGCAGGCCACGCTGCGATGGGGGCCGCGGACATTAAGGAGTTGATTCATCAGCACAGCGAGCCGCTGTCGTTTGGCGTTATCCCTCACTCGACGGACCATTTTTTTTGGCTGCACTTTTTTGCCGAAGAAGGCATTTCAGCGGCGGATGTGCAATTTGTTCACTATCCGGGCACCAGCGCCCAAGTGGAAGCATTACTGGGAGGCGAGCTGGACTTTGCTATGCTGAATCTCCCGTCTGCGCGCGAGCTATTTAATGCGGGCGCATTATTACCCCTTGGCGTGGCTAGTGAACAGCGCCTGGCTGATTTACCCCATGTGCCTACACTGCATGAGCAGGGCATTGAGCTGGTAAACACCACTGACCGTGGCTTATTTGCACCGCTGAATACACCTAAAGAGCGGTTGGAAGTCGTCACGAAGGCATTCGAGCAAGCGCTGACAGCGCCCGATTTGGTGCAAACGCTAGAGCAAACGTACGGCTCTTTCGTTGATTTTAAAGCCTTAGATGCCTACGAGCATTACTTGGAAGAGCAGTATCAGCAACTGCAGGCCCTTGCCGGCGCGATACAGTTTCAGCGCTAG
- a CDS encoding YchJ family protein — translation MPTPEVLMRSRYTAFVLNQTGYLLDTWHTTTRPAQLPPDLDTQWASLVIVAAPPPSGTTGSVHFRAFFRDSVGWHVLEEVSRFCFEEGRWWYLDGEPRVERLKPRRNERCLCGSGRKLKVCCGE, via the coding sequence GTGCCCACCCCAGAAGTGCTGATGCGTTCACGTTACACGGCCTTTGTATTGAACCAAACGGGGTATCTTTTAGACACGTGGCATACCACCACGCGGCCAGCACAGTTGCCGCCAGACCTAGATACACAGTGGGCGTCGCTGGTGATTGTGGCTGCACCTCCGCCGAGCGGTACCACGGGGAGCGTACATTTTCGGGCTTTTTTTCGTGATTCAGTGGGCTGGCATGTGTTGGAGGAAGTCTCGCGTTTTTGTTTTGAAGAGGGGCGCTGGTGGTATTTGGATGGCGAGCCTCGGGTCGAGCGTTTGAAGCCTCGTCGAAATGAGCGTTGCTTATGTGGTAGCGGGCGCAAATTAAAGGTATGTTGCGGTGAGTAG
- a CDS encoding EAL domain-containing protein → MPLNTRDLAAQTLLLMAAATLLVMGCAGLIGWVMFPGILGGPMLVPDASIVTVLIGSALVATLFHAPVVRLASATLLSILLIYTLLHNQADNGVSASLITGESRMTSLSAVMLLLINLCCWLGIASSRSRVVWLTVGLGLWLFGGVVIVLMWQASVTYRPPFSSSPLAALVFVFLTGTALLVASWREHTKRLSPGKHTVIVALGGVVISCLAWLLLSINQRNDIEQQAGYLLDSVQLNAEQVMTARLQLMQRMANRLDVVPAEQGLVLHESDARRYFLDTPSLQAIALVNAQSEAVWSQGRSNDGDAWLLEQLNQSLVQSWLAVPFSRPRLFQPDETQDSVVVMVVPIASREQQLLAAFDLRTLLGNELRLGLGPFQVGINRGADTLMVLHPAGFSANETLEPAQAIVSRHVGLPGGINVTLHAYPGEHHNWYIVGVIPVGVALGGLLLSWLLAFSVGVVIVSMSRTKELSLARESLEQSEQHYRSLFIHHPDAVFSLNAEGQFVTANNSCGAITGYTNAEIIGQHFTHFIEVADVERVGEYFKHVVTGNSARFELTLKDRDGQAHLLDLVALPISINGSFVGVHCIAQDVTASREQQVRLRILERSVEASVNGVLIADASQPDTPIVYANKAFARMTGYSQEEVIGRNCRFLQGPDSDPDVVAQLRRGIQEQRETHVTICNYRQDGTPFWNELYISPVRDQEGHVTHFVGIQHDISQQKASEARLSYYASHDDLTRLPNRMLFEETLCKQFALANTHHQRISVLFVDLDDFKPINDSLGHAVGDQVLVEVAQRLRDTLRQEDTVARLGGDEFVLLLTNTPHEAQAEEVVERLLLALAKPYCIEGRELHLSASVGIAMSQPDTPQPHTLIQQADIAMYRAKQQGRNAYAWFHHNGNDIASERVTLRNDLQDAIERQAFELYYQPIFNRDGQIASVEALLRWPHPIQGYISPERFIPLAEATGQIMPISEWVLKRACRDMQQLHDKGLGAICVAVNLSPLQFHRASFLETLCATLKSTGMPPAQLTLELTEGILMDNTANAIDTLHSVRSMGIRVSIDDFGTGFSSLSYLKHLPISAVKIDRSFINELTHRNDDAAIVQGIISMAHHLGLSVVAEGVETDAQYQRLLTYQCDFFQGFGLAKPMPLSALEDLITVHAVSSTDMP, encoded by the coding sequence ATGCCATTAAATACGCGAGACTTAGCAGCACAAACGCTGTTGCTGATGGCGGCGGCAACGCTTCTAGTGATGGGGTGTGCGGGATTAATCGGCTGGGTGATGTTTCCGGGCATTCTGGGTGGGCCCATGTTAGTGCCCGACGCGTCTATCGTCACTGTACTGATTGGCAGTGCTCTGGTGGCCACGCTTTTTCACGCCCCCGTTGTCAGGCTCGCCAGCGCTACGCTGTTATCCATATTGCTGATATATACCTTATTACACAACCAGGCGGATAACGGCGTTAGCGCCTCCTTGATAACCGGCGAGTCGCGCATGACGTCGCTGTCTGCCGTCATGCTTTTGCTGATTAATCTTTGCTGTTGGCTAGGTATTGCGTCTTCCCGTAGCCGTGTGGTTTGGCTCACGGTGGGGCTAGGCCTATGGCTGTTTGGTGGCGTTGTCATTGTGTTGATGTGGCAAGCAAGCGTGACTTATCGTCCGCCTTTTAGCTCGTCACCCCTTGCGGCACTGGTGTTTGTGTTTCTAACCGGGACGGCCCTGTTGGTGGCGAGCTGGCGTGAACACACTAAACGCTTAAGCCCAGGCAAACACACGGTGATCGTCGCGCTGGGGGGCGTCGTGATCAGTTGCCTAGCCTGGCTGTTGTTGAGCATCAACCAGCGCAACGATATTGAGCAGCAGGCTGGCTACTTGCTTGATAGTGTTCAACTCAATGCTGAGCAGGTGATGACTGCGCGGTTACAGCTAATGCAGCGAATGGCAAACCGTTTGGATGTAGTACCCGCTGAGCAGGGGCTGGTGCTACATGAGAGCGACGCACGGCGCTACTTCCTTGATACGCCCAGCTTGCAAGCGATAGCGTTAGTGAATGCCCAGAGCGAGGCAGTTTGGTCGCAAGGGCGCAGCAACGACGGTGATGCTTGGCTTCTCGAGCAGCTGAACCAGTCCTTGGTTCAGTCGTGGCTAGCTGTCCCCTTTAGTCGCCCTCGTTTATTTCAGCCCGATGAGACGCAGGACAGCGTGGTGGTGATGGTGGTACCCATTGCGAGCCGTGAACAGCAGCTGCTGGCGGCCTTTGATCTGCGCACGCTTCTAGGTAATGAGCTGCGGCTAGGCCTGGGACCTTTTCAAGTGGGGATAAACCGCGGTGCCGACACACTAATGGTGCTTCATCCCGCTGGTTTTAGTGCGAATGAGACGTTGGAGCCTGCACAGGCCATAGTGTCGCGCCATGTTGGGCTGCCCGGTGGCATAAACGTAACGCTCCATGCGTATCCCGGCGAGCATCATAATTGGTATATAGTCGGGGTTATACCGGTGGGGGTGGCCCTAGGGGGGCTATTGCTGAGCTGGTTGCTGGCGTTTAGCGTGGGCGTCGTCATCGTTAGCATGAGCCGTACTAAAGAGCTTTCCCTGGCGCGTGAGTCATTAGAGCAGAGCGAACAGCACTACCGCTCTTTGTTTATACACCACCCGGATGCCGTGTTTTCTCTGAATGCCGAGGGGCAGTTTGTGACGGCGAATAATAGCTGTGGCGCCATCACCGGCTATACCAACGCTGAAATCATTGGCCAGCATTTTACGCACTTCATCGAGGTGGCTGATGTTGAGCGTGTGGGTGAATATTTTAAACATGTGGTGACGGGCAACAGTGCCCGGTTTGAGCTCACTCTTAAAGACCGTGATGGCCAAGCCCACCTTCTCGACTTAGTCGCCTTACCGATCAGTATCAATGGCAGTTTTGTGGGCGTGCATTGTATTGCCCAGGACGTGACTGCCAGCCGTGAACAGCAGGTTCGCTTACGGATACTGGAACGCAGTGTGGAAGCCAGCGTGAACGGCGTGCTGATTGCGGATGCCAGCCAGCCCGATACACCGATCGTCTACGCCAACAAGGCATTTGCCAGGATGACGGGTTACTCTCAAGAAGAGGTGATTGGGCGGAACTGCCGTTTTTTACAAGGGCCTGATAGTGACCCTGACGTAGTGGCCCAGCTCAGGCGCGGTATCCAAGAGCAGCGCGAAACGCACGTTACCATATGCAACTATCGGCAAGACGGTACTCCCTTTTGGAATGAACTCTATATATCGCCTGTACGAGATCAAGAAGGACACGTAACGCATTTTGTGGGCATTCAGCACGATATCTCGCAGCAGAAAGCGTCTGAAGCGCGCTTATCTTACTACGCGAGTCACGATGACCTAACGCGGCTGCCCAATCGTATGCTGTTTGAGGAAACGCTGTGTAAGCAATTTGCGCTAGCCAATACGCATCATCAGCGTATCAGCGTGCTGTTTGTTGATTTAGATGATTTCAAGCCGATTAACGATAGCTTAGGCCATGCGGTAGGAGATCAGGTGCTGGTGGAAGTGGCCCAGCGCTTACGCGATACGCTACGCCAAGAGGATACGGTAGCGCGCTTGGGTGGCGATGAATTTGTCCTGCTGCTGACCAACACGCCCCATGAGGCCCAGGCAGAAGAGGTCGTTGAACGTTTGTTGCTCGCGTTGGCAAAGCCTTACTGTATCGAAGGGCGCGAGCTTCATTTAAGTGCCAGCGTCGGTATCGCAATGAGTCAGCCAGACACCCCCCAGCCGCACACGCTGATACAACAAGCCGATATCGCCATGTACCGGGCCAAGCAGCAGGGCCGCAATGCTTACGCCTGGTTTCATCACAATGGCAACGATATTGCCAGCGAGCGAGTGACGCTACGCAATGACCTGCAAGACGCTATTGAGCGCCAAGCGTTTGAACTCTACTACCAGCCGATCTTTAACCGCGATGGTCAAATTGCCAGTGTAGAAGCCTTGCTGCGCTGGCCTCACCCTATCCAGGGCTATATCTCTCCCGAACGATTTATCCCGCTGGCAGAAGCGACGGGGCAAATTATGCCTATTAGCGAGTGGGTGCTGAAACGCGCGTGCAGGGATATGCAGCAGTTACACGATAAAGGGCTAGGAGCGATATGCGTGGCGGTAAACTTGTCGCCTCTACAGTTTCATCGCGCGAGCTTCCTGGAGACGCTGTGCGCAACGCTTAAAAGTACCGGGATGCCACCAGCCCAGCTAACACTGGAACTAACCGAAGGCATCCTGATGGATAATACGGCGAATGCCATTGATACGCTGCACTCGGTACGCAGTATGGGGATCCGCGTCTCCATTGATGATTTTGGTACTGGCTTTTCAAGTTTGAGTTACTTGAAGCATTTGCCGATTAGTGCCGTTAAAATTGATCGCAGCTTTATTAACGAATTAACCCATCGAAACGACGATGCCGCCATTGTTCAGGGGATTATTTCCATGGCGCACCACTTGGGACTAAGCGTGGTGGCCGAAGGCGTCGAGACCGACGCGCAGTATCAACGGCTACTTACTTACCAGTGCGATTTTTTCCAGGGCTTTGGATTAGCAAAGCCAATGCCGCTATCCGCGTTGGAAGATTTAATAACCGTTCATGCGGTTTCCTCAACCGACATGCCTTAG
- the ugpE gene encoding sn-glycerol-3-phosphate ABC transporter permease UgpE produces the protein MVENRPWANFFAHLTLMIGVAVVVFPVYVALVASTQAPGDLLRGTLPMLPGAHGIENFTRMWQSGVSNAGAPPAGMMLWNSFVMAMAITIGKLSISLLSAFAIVYFRFRFRMFFFWLIFITLMLPVEVRIIPTFQVVADLNMLNSFAGLSIPLIASATATFLFRQFFMTIPEEMLEAARVDGAGPLKFFKDILMPLSVTNIAALFVIMFIYGWNQYLWPLLITTDPDYYTIVMGIQRMTSEENPQWHLIMAAVVMAALPPVLVILFMQRLFVKGLTETEK, from the coding sequence ATGGTTGAAAACCGACCCTGGGCGAATTTTTTTGCTCACCTGACGTTAATGATTGGTGTCGCAGTGGTAGTGTTCCCTGTGTACGTTGCACTCGTGGCGTCTACCCAGGCACCGGGCGATTTGCTACGCGGCACGCTGCCGATGCTACCCGGCGCTCATGGTATCGAGAACTTTACCCGCATGTGGCAGTCCGGCGTTTCCAACGCAGGTGCCCCACCAGCAGGCATGATGCTATGGAACAGTTTTGTTATGGCCATGGCGATTACCATAGGAAAACTGTCGATCTCGCTACTGTCGGCGTTTGCGATTGTTTACTTCCGCTTTCGTTTTCGGATGTTCTTCTTTTGGCTAATTTTTATCACGCTGATGCTGCCCGTCGAAGTACGCATTATTCCGACGTTTCAGGTCGTCGCAGATCTCAATATGTTGAACAGCTTCGCGGGTCTCTCAATCCCACTGATTGCCTCGGCAACGGCGACGTTCCTATTTCGTCAGTTCTTTATGACGATTCCGGAAGAGATGCTGGAAGCGGCCCGAGTCGATGGTGCTGGTCCACTCAAGTTCTTCAAAGACATCCTTATGCCGCTATCCGTTACCAATATCGCGGCGCTGTTTGTGATCATGTTCATTTATGGCTGGAACCAATACCTGTGGCCACTGCTGATCACCACCGACCCAGACTACTACACCATTGTGATGGGCATTCAGCGCATGACCTCAGAAGAGAATCCCCAGTGGCATTTGATTATGGCCGCCGTGGTAATGGCCGCCCTGCCGCCGGTACTGGTGATTTTGTTTATGCAACGCCTGTTTGTAAAAGGCCTGACCGAGACGGAGAAATAA
- the ugpB gene encoding sn-glycerol-3-phosphate ABC transporter substrate-binding protein UgpB, with protein MSRFTLHALALGVATATFSLSAHSATEVTWWHAMGGQLGEILEEMTEEFNASQDDYRVTPSYRGNYTETMTGAIAAFRAGEQPHILQVFEVGTGTMMNADGAIYPVYQLMEDHGRAFDRDAFLPAVVGYYTDTNGNMLSFPFNSSTPIMYYNRDVFEEAGLDPEQPPQTWDEVAEYATQITESGAANCGFTTSWPSWVMLENFSAMHNSPLGTLENGFGGIETEFNFNNELVARHWDNLKTWQDTDAFKWGGPGSGPDSEPLFYSQECAIFFGSSASRADVAANSDFEIGFGMQPYYDDVDGAPQNSIIGGATLWALQGHTDDEYEAVAAFFEYLSQPEVQAQWHQQTGYLPITQAAWDLSEEQGYYDENPGADISLKQMTLNEPTENSKGLRFGNFVQIRDIISEEMEAVMTGSKSGQEAADSAVERGNRLLRDFQSANQ; from the coding sequence ATGTCTCGTTTCACGTTGCACGCGCTTGCCCTAGGGGTGGCTACCGCCACGTTTAGCCTTTCTGCCCATTCCGCGACCGAAGTCACTTGGTGGCACGCCATGGGAGGCCAGCTTGGTGAAATCCTTGAAGAAATGACGGAGGAGTTTAATGCCTCACAGGATGATTATCGCGTAACACCCAGCTACCGTGGTAATTACACCGAAACGATGACCGGTGCGATTGCGGCGTTCCGTGCGGGCGAGCAGCCCCATATTTTACAAGTGTTCGAAGTCGGCACCGGCACCATGATGAATGCTGACGGCGCCATTTATCCGGTATATCAGCTCATGGAGGATCATGGCCGCGCATTTGATCGTGACGCCTTCCTGCCTGCGGTGGTCGGCTACTACACCGACACAAACGGCAACATGCTGTCGTTCCCGTTCAACTCCTCAACCCCGATTATGTATTACAACCGTGACGTGTTTGAGGAAGCCGGTTTAGACCCTGAACAGCCGCCACAAACTTGGGATGAGGTCGCAGAGTACGCCACTCAAATCACCGAGTCGGGCGCTGCCAACTGTGGTTTCACCACCTCATGGCCTAGCTGGGTGATGCTGGAAAACTTCTCTGCCATGCACAACTCGCCGCTTGGCACGCTAGAAAACGGTTTTGGCGGGATTGAAACAGAGTTCAATTTCAACAATGAATTGGTTGCCCGCCACTGGGATAATTTGAAGACGTGGCAGGATACGGATGCCTTTAAGTGGGGCGGCCCTGGTTCCGGCCCAGACTCCGAACCGCTGTTCTACTCACAAGAGTGTGCGATTTTCTTTGGCTCTTCTGCATCCCGTGCGGATGTCGCGGCTAATTCCGACTTTGAAATCGGCTTTGGCATGCAGCCCTACTATGACGACGTAGACGGTGCGCCACAGAACTCCATCATTGGCGGCGCCACCCTGTGGGCACTTCAAGGTCACACCGATGACGAGTATGAAGCCGTTGCCGCCTTCTTTGAATACCTCTCGCAGCCTGAAGTACAAGCCCAGTGGCACCAACAAACCGGTTATCTGCCCATCACGCAAGCGGCGTGGGACTTAAGCGAAGAGCAGGGCTACTACGACGAGAATCCAGGGGCCGATATTTCGCTGAAGCAGATGACGCTGAACGAGCCGACGGAAAACTCCAAAGGCCTGCGCTTTGGCAACTTCGTACAGATCCGCGACATTATCTCTGAAGAGATGGAAGCGGTGATGACCGGCAGTAAGTCGGGCCAGGAAGCCGCTGATTCAGCCGTTGAACGTGGTAATCGATTGCTACGCGACTTCCAATCAGCCAACCAGTAA
- the ugpA gene encoding sn-glycerol-3-phosphate ABC transporter permease UgpA produces the protein MQTKRMTFPGRFLPYALLAPQVIVTLIFFIWPAGQALYQSLLREDAFGLRTTFVGLENFARLFRDGAYLNSLSVTVVFAVGTTLLSMSVALLLASTVNRMIRSRSTYTTLLVWPYAIAPAIAGVLWWFIFNPSIGIVPYILDMVGYQWNHRNSGADAMMLVIFAAAWKQISYNFLFFLAGLQSIPQSLIEASAIDGASPMKRFWTIVFPLLTPTTFFLMVVNVVYAMFDTFGIIHATTQGGPAQATNTLVYKVYADGFVGLNLGSSAAQSVILMAIVVALTVVQFRFIERRVNY, from the coding sequence ATGCAAACCAAACGCATGACCTTCCCAGGGCGTTTTTTGCCCTACGCCCTGCTGGCTCCTCAGGTCATTGTCACGCTGATTTTCTTTATTTGGCCTGCCGGTCAAGCGCTTTACCAATCACTGCTGCGGGAAGACGCCTTTGGGCTACGCACCACCTTTGTGGGCTTGGAAAACTTTGCGCGACTCTTTCGCGATGGCGCTTATCTTAATTCGCTCTCAGTGACAGTGGTGTTTGCGGTAGGTACCACGCTGCTTTCCATGTCCGTTGCGCTGCTGTTAGCGAGCACGGTTAACCGCATGATCCGCTCACGCAGTACCTATACCACGCTGCTGGTATGGCCCTATGCAATTGCACCTGCCATTGCCGGTGTGCTGTGGTGGTTTATCTTCAACCCGTCGATTGGCATTGTGCCTTACATACTGGACATGGTCGGCTACCAGTGGAACCACCGTAATTCGGGCGCAGACGCCATGATGCTGGTGATTTTTGCCGCGGCCTGGAAGCAGATTTCTTATAATTTCCTGTTCTTCCTCGCTGGCTTACAGTCGATCCCTCAATCACTGATCGAAGCCTCGGCTATTGACGGCGCAAGCCCCATGAAGCGCTTCTGGACCATTGTTTTCCCGCTGCTGACGCCAACGACTTTCTTCTTGATGGTGGTTAACGTGGTTTACGCCATGTTCGATACATTCGGCATTATTCACGCGACTACCCAAGGCGGCCCTGCTCAGGCGACCAACACACTGGTCTATAAGGTCTACGCCGATGGCTTCGTAGGCTTGAACTTAGGTTCTTCGGCCGCTCAGTCAGTGATTTTAATGGCCATTGTGGTCGCACTTACGGTAGTGCAGTTCCGCTTTATTGAGCGCCGCGTGAACTACTAA
- a CDS encoding histone deacetylase family protein: protein MRTFFSEDSRRRQARSELHDGALVAPFECPERMDLVLSALNQAGVEVQAPKEYGLAPVLAVHDAGYVAFLETCWQAWQSTGRQGEAIPNIWPARTMRGDRIPQSVSGQLGYYALAAETSITEGTFAAAMASKNTALAAVEHTLASGEPAFGLCRPPGHHAAMDQFGGYCFFNNAAIAAQHALNAGKRRVAVLDVDFHHGNGTQQIFYRRADVLFASLHGDPDVTFPYFSGYADETGEGPGAGFNVNYPLPPGTSVATWMAALDDALARIQQAECDLLVVSLGVDIFEGDPISAFTFQHADFITLGKRLADAGLPSVFLMEGGYAVEDIGVNVVNVLQGFQQARG from the coding sequence ATGCGGACGTTTTTTTCAGAAGATAGCCGTCGTCGCCAAGCGCGGAGTGAGCTACACGATGGCGCGTTAGTCGCTCCCTTTGAATGCCCTGAACGCATGGACCTTGTGCTAAGCGCCTTGAATCAGGCAGGTGTTGAGGTGCAGGCGCCCAAAGAGTATGGCTTAGCGCCGGTGCTGGCCGTCCACGACGCAGGCTACGTGGCCTTTTTAGAAACCTGTTGGCAAGCGTGGCAGTCAACCGGGCGCCAAGGTGAAGCAATCCCTAACATCTGGCCAGCCCGAACGATGCGCGGCGACCGCATCCCTCAATCAGTGAGTGGCCAGTTAGGCTATTACGCACTGGCAGCAGAAACCTCGATTACCGAAGGTACCTTTGCGGCGGCCATGGCGAGTAAAAATACCGCGCTGGCGGCGGTAGAGCATACCCTAGCCTCTGGAGAGCCCGCTTTTGGCCTGTGTCGGCCACCGGGCCATCACGCTGCGATGGATCAATTTGGCGGCTACTGTTTTTTTAACAATGCAGCGATTGCCGCCCAGCATGCACTGAATGCAGGCAAGCGGCGGGTAGCGGTGCTGGATGTAGATTTTCATCATGGCAATGGCACCCAGCAAATTTTCTACCGCCGCGCGGACGTCCTTTTTGCCTCGTTACATGGCGATCCCGACGTTACGTTTCCCTATTTTTCGGGCTACGCTGATGAGACTGGCGAAGGGCCTGGCGCTGGGTTCAACGTTAACTATCCGCTGCCGCCAGGCACTTCCGTTGCGACATGGATGGCGGCCTTGGATGACGCGCTGGCCCGCATCCAGCAAGCAGAGTGTGACCTGCTAGTGGTCTCGCTGGGCGTGGATATTTTTGAAGGCGATCCCATTAGCGCTTTTACCTTTCAACACGCTGACTTTATCACTTTAGGAAAACGCTTGGCCGATGCCGGGCTGCCCAGCGTGTTTTTGATGGAGGGGGGCTATGCCGTTGAGGATATTGGTGTCAATGTGGTGAATGTATTGCAGGGCTTTCAGCAAGCGCGGGGCTAG
- the argE gene encoding acetylornithine deacetylase, giving the protein MTDVTTLLAKLVAFDTTSSDSNLALIEFVERYLADYGVSSERVMSPCGTKANLIARVGPDAPGGVMLSGHTDVVPVAGQPWSSDPFTLRDGGDGRLYGRGTCDMKGFIACALAMVPTWVKAPLKQPIYFGFSYDEEIGCVGAPSLIKRFYEHYTTTAHVIVGEPTSMQPVVAQKGATNLRTTVIGREAHSSQVNQGTSAIHVAARLVTFIEDTMAALVDEGRVDEAFNVPHTSLHVGKIKGGTAINIMARECQFEWEIRHLPTESFSEIYARFEAYCAQLSEELIAKGKTVEIVTEPLNVTVPGLADRDNDQVLRLAKDHLPDACCSHAVAYATEAGQFQGQGLQTIILGPGSIAQAHQPDEYIETAQLQTCTAFMQRLGQALETSYSER; this is encoded by the coding sequence ATGACGGACGTGACCACCTTGCTGGCGAAACTAGTAGCGTTTGACACCACCTCCAGCGATTCCAATTTGGCCTTAATTGAGTTTGTTGAGCGTTATTTGGCAGACTACGGCGTTAGCTCAGAGCGCGTCATGAGCCCCTGCGGCACCAAAGCCAACCTGATTGCCCGCGTAGGCCCCGATGCCCCTGGCGGTGTCATGCTTTCTGGCCATACCGATGTAGTGCCGGTGGCAGGCCAGCCATGGTCGAGCGACCCGTTTACCCTCCGTGACGGCGGCGATGGCCGCTTGTACGGACGTGGCACCTGCGATATGAAAGGCTTTATTGCCTGTGCCCTCGCCATGGTGCCCACCTGGGTGAAGGCGCCCCTTAAGCAGCCTATCTATTTTGGGTTTTCTTACGACGAGGAAATTGGCTGCGTCGGTGCCCCTAGCCTGATTAAACGCTTCTACGAACACTACACCACGACGGCCCACGTCATTGTGGGGGAACCCACCAGCATGCAGCCGGTGGTGGCGCAAAAAGGCGCGACCAACCTTCGGACTACCGTCATTGGCCGTGAAGCGCACAGCAGTCAGGTGAATCAAGGCACGTCGGCTATCCACGTCGCGGCAAGGCTGGTGACGTTTATTGAAGACACCATGGCGGCATTGGTCGATGAGGGCCGCGTCGATGAGGCATTTAATGTGCCCCATACCAGTTTGCATGTAGGCAAAATTAAAGGCGGTACGGCGATCAATATTATGGCGCGGGAGTGCCAGTTTGAGTGGGAAATTCGCCACCTGCCAACGGAGTCGTTCAGCGAAATATATGCACGTTTTGAGGCGTACTGCGCACAGCTTAGCGAGGAGTTAATCGCGAAAGGCAAAACGGTTGAGATAGTCACAGAACCGTTAAACGTCACGGTGCCGGGCCTAGCCGACCGCGATAACGATCAGGTGCTTCGCTTGGCCAAAGACCATTTGCCTGATGCCTGCTGCAGCCACGCGGTGGCTTACGCTACAGAAGCAGGGCAGTTCCAGGGGCAGGGGTTGCAAACGATTATTTTGGGGCCGGGCAGTATCGCCCAGGCGCACCAGCCGGATGAGTATATTGAAACGGCCCAGCTACAAACATGTACGGCGTTTATGCAACGCTTAGGCCAAGCGTTGGAAACGTCATATTCAGAAAGGTGA